The sequence AGCTATAGTCACTGGGAACATGAAAAAGGTAACCGCTACTAATAATGGATAACCGGCTACAATCAGGACGGTCTTGATCCCAACCCCGCCACTCCGATAGACATCACCGACAAACTTCACAACATGGTAGAACAAGCGATACAGCAGCATATGCCTGAAAAATGACTGATGCTTCACATGCTTGACGAGTGACATTATCAAAAGCAAGCCAACCGCTGCGATCGGGGCGGTAACCGGAATAAGCATAACATCCATGCTATGGTACACAATACCCATGAGGTAAAACCAAAGCAGGATAAGCAGAAAACATAAGCCAATATTGATATCATTGTACAGCTTATCCAGTCCGTGAAAATGAATCGCTTCATCTTCGGATTTTTTGCCTATTACCCATGCCAGGCAACCGAACGTGAGCAGAAACCCAATCAGAAATATGGCTAATTGATAGACAGCGTCCTTAACCAGCTCTTTTTGTTCCTGCCAATCGTGCGCCAGTTCATTTAGAGATTGTTCGGTAAAGGCTAAATAAACCGTCGTTTCCTGCGGGTCTAAGCTCGACAGGTAATTGGTAATCCAGTGAAACGACTCATTTTCCATCGTTGATTGGGGAAAAACTGATTGATCATACCCTTCAAAAATCATAAAGGCCGGGTGTTTTTCAAACTCTCTCTTTTCTGTAATCGTTGTGTTGGTAAAGACATTCTCACCATCCGTTGCATAGAATAAGGGCGGACCTGTTTGTTCGATTTGCTGCAAAATCCAATGGTACTCCCGCAGATCCTCCTGAATCATCTCGTCCTTTGCTTCTGCGATCTCTTCCGCATACTCCTGTTCAAACTGCTCCATATAGTCTTCTTCAGGTAATGACGAATCATGAAACTCATTATAATGCTCGTTAAGTAAATCGTTTTTCCTCATTTCCATATCTTCCGCACTGATCGTACCACCTTCTAAGATGTGCTCCTCACTCTTATACTCTCCTAAAAGTCTCGTCAGATGTTCGATCAGCACGTTACTTTCCTCGATATAGGATTGACTCTGATAATAATCCTCTACCCACACATCTTCTATCTCGCCGTTTGTTGATTCTATGGCATCAATAAGTGCATGAATGCCTGCTGTAAAACAGGCAACCATCAGTACAAACAGAATAACCTTCGTTATGCGTGACCGGCTAAATTTTTTCCACTTTGTATCCAATACCCCACACCACTTTCAAATATTTTGGTTCTTTCGGATTGATCTCAATCTTTTCTCTTATTTTTCTAATATGTACAGACACGGTATTCTCCGGACTGTAGGCAGTTTCGTTCCATACTTTTTCATAAATATCTTCGATCGAGAAGACCTTGCCGGCGTTCGTCGTCAATAGCAATAGAATCTTGTATTGCACCGGTGTCAGATGCACCTCATCACCGTCAACTGTCACGGTTTTACTTTCATCATCGACTGCCAGACCGCCAGACTGATAGAGACCGCTTCTCGTCTCCATACCACCTAACGCAGTAAATCTCCGCAGTTGCGATTTCACCCGTGCGATTAATTCCAAGGGATTAAACGGCTTGGTAATGTAATCATCCGCTCCCAGATTGAGTCCGATAATCTTATCGGCATCCTCTGATTTGGCCGAGAGCATGATTAATGGAATATTATTGTCCTCCCTGATCTTCATTGTTGCCTTAATCCCGTCCATTTTCGGCATCATAATATCCATGATAATGAGATGGACTTCCTGCTCCGCGACAACCGCAATCGCTTCTGTCCCATCGTACGCCTTAAAAATGTGATAGCCCTCATTTTCCAGATAGATCGCGATCGCATCGACTATTGCCTGATCGTCATCGCACACCAATATATTCATTCACGCCCACTCCTACACGTATTTTCTCCAAGTATATCACCTCTTTATGATCGGTACTATTGGTATCATAGCAAGGAAATCTTAATATATGGATGATGTATTTCTTAAGATTTTCTTAATAGAAAAAGCTGTTTTCGTACGAATTGTTTCGTATAATTAATTAAGAGATGCAGAAAGGAATGATGTTGATGACGAAATTATCTTATAGTGGTGTGAAATACGGGGAAAGTGATGCCGAAATAAAATTATTAGTCGATATACAAAATGATTGGTGTGAGATAACGCATACCAAGAAAGTGTCACAAGTGATGAATAAATCAACAGGGAAATATATTATTGTAAATCGAAACAGCTTGAAATGTGAGATTGTTTTATAATAGGAGACAATATAGACTTTGTGGGGTTGACATCATTTGGTTTTCGGACAATTTGAAATAGACGGTGGTCCACTAACAGGATAATATACAACTACTTATACGGCGGATGATCTAATGCTAACGTTGCGCCCACTTTGGTATATTAGATGTGCTCCGTTCAACCACTTCGCGTCCTGCAGGGCGATGGTAAAGTTTTTGACACAATAAACTATCCTGAAGATATGCAAACCGCAGAATAAGATGATAATAAGTGAACTGTAGGAGAAAACCAAAAGGATAGATAAGCATCTGTTCTTTTGGTTTCCTCTACCACCTAAGTTAGCCCCACCACATAATTAAAACAAACATAGACCAACAGGAAATAAACCATCACTTACACAGAATAATGAAAAATAGACTTTCATTTTAACCCTTTTCATTCTTTTTTACCTATATTGAAGATATACCAAAACAAAAGAACTGATAAATAAAATAATACTAGTTACCGTGACGACAGTTAAATAGTATATGAGGGGGGAATTATTGCAAGAACCCCATTCAAAAAATAAGCGACAGATTGACCGAATATTCCGAAAATAGTTGCTAAACTGAAAATGCCAACTATGATAATATCCGTTTTTCTCATTACAATCACCCTCCATTAAATTTACAACCATTTGTTGCGTACGTACCTTACTAATTTAACTGCCTGACAGACTAAAAAAACAATTATGTACAAACCTAGAATAATGCATACATAAGAAACAGGGTTATTCTTTAAAGCGATTAAAACCACATCAATTGTATAGATATCACTGCAATAACCCACGTCTTTCGGTGTGAAAATAAATTCAGGCTTACACTCTTCCTGTGACCAGAATGCAATTTTAGATTCGATAAAGAAAGAATACAAATAGCTAATGAGAAACAATGGGATGCTCAAAAACCATAGAATCCACCATTTCAACGTAACCACTCCCTTTTAATAATCTCAACCATAAGCGGGGTATTATGGACCGTTAGCGCCGCGATACATTCTCAACATTTATACATTTTTCTTGTCAATCTGGATTTCATTAAGGCGCTTTAGACTTATCTCCTTGTCAAAAGAACTATGCCAGCGATAA is a genomic window of Gracilibacillus salinarum containing:
- a CDS encoding response regulator transcription factor produces the protein MNILVCDDDQAIVDAIAIYLENEGYHIFKAYDGTEAIAVVAEQEVHLIIMDIMMPKMDGIKATMKIREDNNIPLIMLSAKSEDADKIIGLNLGADDYITKPFNPLELIARVKSQLRRFTALGGMETRSGLYQSGGLAVDDESKTVTVDGDEVHLTPVQYKILLLLTTNAGKVFSIEDIYEKVWNETAYSPENTVSVHIRKIREKIEINPKEPKYLKVVWGIGYKVEKI
- a CDS encoding DUF4306 domain-containing protein; its protein translation is MKWWILWFLSIPLFLISYLYSFFIESKIAFWSQEECKPEFIFTPKDVGYCSDIYTIDVVLIALKNNPVSYVCIILGLYIIVFLVCQAVKLVRYVRNKWL
- a CDS encoding HAMP domain-containing sensor histidine kinase; the protein is MDTKWKKFSRSRITKVILFVLMVACFTAGIHALIDAIESTNGEIEDVWVEDYYQSQSYIEESNVLIEHLTRLLGEYKSEEHILEGGTISAEDMEMRKNDLLNEHYNEFHDSSLPEEDYMEQFEQEYAEEIAEAKDEMIQEDLREYHWILQQIEQTGPPLFYATDGENVFTNTTITEKREFEKHPAFMIFEGYDQSVFPQSTMENESFHWITNYLSSLDPQETTVYLAFTEQSLNELAHDWQEQKELVKDAVYQLAIFLIGFLLTFGCLAWVIGKKSEDEAIHFHGLDKLYNDINIGLCFLLILLWFYLMGIVYHSMDVMLIPVTAPIAAVGLLLIMSLVKHVKHQSFFRHMLLYRLFYHVVKFVGDVYRSGGVGIKTVLIVAGYPLLVAVTFFMFPVTIAVAAWFAFKKVKEFRSIQAGVEIVKEGKLHHRIDVEGKGEFARLASNINGITDGLSKAVDSELKSERMKTELITNVSHDIRTPLTSIITYVDLLKREEDPAKKEEYIEVLDQKAKRLQLLTDDLFEAAKASSGNIPVELQQIDVVSLISQGLGEVNDKIEAADLDLKFRHSDDKLYVTADGRLLWRSIENVLSNIFKYSLRGTRVYIDIEDVGDQVCLSFKNIAAYELNIPADELLTRFKRADESRTSQGSGLGLSIAKNLIETQNGSFEIQIDGDLFKALICLPKK